One window from the genome of Hypanus sabinus isolate sHypSab1 chromosome 16, sHypSab1.hap1, whole genome shotgun sequence encodes:
- the tpgs1 gene encoding tubulin polyglutamylase complex subunit 1, which yields MAAATVSGWVHGAELPLPDGLSFTLREALLKVLENRPEDPVSFLGEYFQNLAVASEGTAEKPVPRQQEEQISSAFKQLLLCHYSRPAFSRNTALAFQMLSYPTNKRKKPGLKGRVYTELLRQICGSAGTPSCSLIQKLRCWDHEAVPFSIFRHGVLTCFVFLDFVKISGRLFEVVAESGEASRTVCQALLEALQDALSVSGSASGNGCLGAASKLSPDQLGMTMEQAMRLRRNETTPPMTQEEFTQLTAPLFIQRVKPMC from the exons ATGGCGGCGGCAACGGTTTCCGGTTGGGTACACGGTGCCGAGCTGCCTCTCCCAGATGGGCTCTCATTCACACTTCGTGAGGCGCTGCTCAAGGTTCTGGAAAATCGGCCCGAAGACCCCGTCTCCTTCCTGGGTGAATACTTCCAAAACCTAGCGGTGGCTTCCGAAGGAACAGCAGAGAAACCGGTTCCGAGGCAGCAGGAG GAGCAGATTTCCAGTGCCTTTAAACAGCTACTGCTCTGTCACTACAGCAGACCGGCCTTCAGCAGGAATACAGCCCTGGCTTTCCAGATGCTAAGCTACCCCACGAACAAGAGGAAAAAGCCTGGTCTCAAGGGCAGAGTTTACACTGAGCTCTTGAGGCAGATTTGTGGAAGTGCGGGCACTCCCTCCTGCTCCCTGATCCAGAAATTGCGATGCTGGGACCATGAGGCAGTTCCTTTCAGCATCTTCAGACACGGAGTGCTCACTTGCTTTGTCTTCCTGGACTTTGTGAAGATTTCCGGGAGGCTGTTTGAGGTGGTGGCAGAGTCTGGAGAGGCCAGTCGGACAGTGTGCCAGGCCCTGCTCGAGGCTCTGCAGGATGCTCTGAGTGTTAGCGGGTCAGCCAGTGGCAATGGGTGCCTGGGCGCTGCCTCAAAACTCAGCCCTGACCAGCTTGGGATGACCATGGAGCAGGCAATGAGGCTACGGAGAAATGAAACCACCCCACCAATGACACAGGAGGAGTTCACTCAGCTCACTGCACCtctctttatccagagagtgaaGCCCATGTGTTGA